In Clostridium sp. DL-VIII, the following proteins share a genomic window:
- a CDS encoding IS630 family transposase, with protein sequence MRKRLTVNTKHASYKTIKALYTSEKNPKIKTRLLTILHLFEGKSSVEISLLLKQSDATIRTTIHRYNKFGLEGLKDLEHPPKKTILTSDELAIVDNILKESPYSSGLNYNNWTGELLVNWVSLNFNKKISLGTAYNIFSRLNYSKTRAKRLSNKIDKETLSNFREELSNLIISKDENTVILYEDEAIVTSEPSATAVWTKVGVQPIVKTLPGGTRKRAVIFGATNPETGDLIYQTSDKGNSDNFKSFLKYGL encoded by the coding sequence ATGAGAAAAAGATTAACTGTTAATACAAAGCATGCATCTTATAAAACTATAAAAGCATTATATACAAGTGAGAAAAATCCAAAAATTAAAACTAGATTATTAACTATCTTGCATTTATTTGAAGGCAAATCTAGTGTTGAAATTTCTCTTCTTTTAAAACAATCTGATGCTACAATTAGAACGACTATTCATCGATATAATAAATTTGGATTAGAGGGCTTGAAAGACTTAGAACACCCCCCAAAGAAAACAATTTTAACATCAGATGAACTTGCTATTGTTGATAATATTTTAAAAGAATCACCCTATAGTTCCGGTCTCAATTATAATAATTGGACTGGTGAACTTCTTGTAAATTGGGTAAGTTTAAACTTCAATAAAAAAATTTCACTTGGTACAGCTTATAATATATTTTCTAGACTTAACTACTCAAAAACTAGAGCTAAAAGATTAAGTAATAAAATTGATAAAGAAACTTTATCTAATTTTAGAGAAGAACTATCGAATTTGATAATATCAAAAGACGAAAATACTGTGATTCTCTATGAAGATGAAGCTATTGTAACATCAGAGCCGTCTGCGACTGCCGTTTGGACTAAAGTCGGAGTTCAGCCTATAGTTAAAACTTTACCAGGTGGCACAAGAAAAAGAGCTGTTATATTTGGTGCTACTAACCCTGAGACCGGTGATCTTATCTATCAGACTTCTGATAAAGG
- a CDS encoding aldo/keto reductase, producing MRWHLQKGTIVIPKSSTPSQIEENANVYDFNLAVDEIKVIDSLSKNQRNGHAPDEVYLKI from the coding sequence ATTCGTTGGCATTTACAAAAGGGAACCATTGTAATTCCAAAGTCTAGTACTCCATCTCAAATTGAAGAAAATGCAAATGTTTATGATTTTAATCTAGCTGTTGATGAAATTAAAGTTATAGATTCGCTAAGTAAAAATCAACGAAATGGCCATGCTCCAGATGAGGTTTATTTAAAAATATAA
- a CDS encoding PHP domain-containing protein produces the protein MKADLHNHSILSDGVLSIKEIIYCSKKLDLDCISITDHDTLAGVIQAYTLGEKLGISVIPGVEISTVDHKTNRSVHILCYYPKDIFKLQKFLNSTLLNREKAKRKMAQMVMEEYPITIEHIEHYSSKSQSMYETHIMQSLADLGYTNVVIGDLYKELLSKRGKYYVQITYPSVYKSLEIIAEVGGIAVMAHPGQFDSIELLEELAGKKLIQGVEYNHPKNSKETKKQIKDIAKKYNLIMTGGTDFHGYYSTTPNPIGSFTCPEGEVEKLIKLAK, from the coding sequence ATGAAAGCAGATTTGCATAATCATAGTATTTTATCAGATGGAGTTTTAAGTATAAAAGAAATTATATATTGTTCAAAAAAATTGGATTTAGATTGTATTTCTATTACAGACCATGATACTTTAGCCGGAGTAATCCAAGCCTATACTTTAGGTGAGAAATTAGGTATATCTGTGATACCAGGAGTTGAAATATCAACTGTAGACCATAAAACCAATCGTTCTGTTCATATACTTTGTTATTATCCAAAGGATATATTTAAACTTCAGAAATTTTTAAATAGTACTTTACTTAATAGAGAAAAGGCTAAAAGAAAAATGGCACAAATGGTAATGGAAGAATATCCCATTACCATAGAACATATAGAACACTACAGTTCTAAAAGTCAATCTATGTATGAGACACATATAATGCAATCTTTAGCAGATTTAGGTTATACAAATGTTGTAATTGGTGATTTATATAAAGAGCTACTTTCAAAGAGAGGAAAATATTATGTGCAAATCACTTATCCAAGCGTATATAAATCCCTAGAAATAATAGCAGAAGTTGGTGGAATTGCAGTTATGGCTCACCCTGGGCAATTTGATTCTATTGAATTATTAGAGGAATTAGCAGGAAAAAAGCTTATTCAAGGTGTAGAATACAATCATCCTAAAAACTCTAAAGAAACTAAAAAGCAAATAAAAGATATTGCTAAAAAATACAATTTAATTATGACTGGTGGAACAGATTTTCATGGATATTACTCAACTACTCCTAATCCAATTGGATCTTTTACATGTCCAGAAGGTGAAGTTGAAAAACTAATTAAATTAGCAAAATAA
- a CDS encoding MurR/RpiR family transcriptional regulator, with amino-acid sequence MKNNKTVLDVIFAGYDDFFEAEKKIANYVINNKEKVIEMTIAELAAESGASEATISRFCRKCNMNGFHHLKISLAKEIVESKEHEIPVSNDIDEYNIGQSLQNILANKIEELKQTVSMINEKKLKEILDLLKNAKNVQLVAVGNTIPVALDGTYKFNQIGIPTVSNTIWETQIAYTFNLTKEDVIIAISNSGASKRLMNMIDIANEKGATTISITNNEHSPLAMSSKYHITTATREKLFLDEYYFSRVSASMVIEILYLFLTVGKKDVYESISRHEQSIADDKF; translated from the coding sequence ATGAAAAATAATAAAACTGTACTAGATGTGATTTTCGCAGGATATGATGATTTTTTTGAAGCGGAAAAAAAAATCGCAAATTATGTTATAAACAACAAAGAAAAAGTTATAGAAATGACAATTGCAGAATTAGCAGCAGAAAGTGGTGCAAGTGAAGCAACAATTTCAAGATTTTGTAGAAAATGCAATATGAATGGTTTTCATCATCTAAAAATTAGCCTAGCAAAAGAAATTGTGGAATCAAAAGAACATGAAATACCAGTATCTAATGATATTGATGAATATAATATTGGGCAATCATTGCAAAATATCCTAGCAAATAAAATAGAGGAGCTTAAACAGACAGTCTCTATGATAAATGAAAAAAAATTGAAAGAAATTTTGGATTTACTTAAGAATGCAAAAAATGTCCAATTAGTAGCAGTAGGTAATACAATTCCGGTAGCTTTAGATGGAACATATAAGTTTAATCAAATTGGCATTCCTACAGTATCTAATACTATTTGGGAAACTCAAATTGCATATACTTTTAATTTGACTAAAGAAGATGTGATAATTGCAATATCTAACTCAGGAGCATCTAAAAGATTAATGAATATGATTGACATTGCTAATGAAAAAGGGGCAACTACTATTTCTATCACCAATAATGAACATTCACCACTTGCAATGTCTAGTAAATATCATATTACAACAGCAACCAGAGAAAAGTTATTTCTAGATGAATACTATTTTTCCAGGGTATCTGCTTCCATGGTGATTGAAATTTTATATTTATTCTTAACGGTAGGGAAAAAAGATGTATACGAAAGCATCAGTAGACATGAACAGTCTATTGCTGATGATAAATTTTAA
- the pfkB gene encoding 1-phosphofructokinase, translating into MIYTVTFNPALDYVIKVDNFALGQVNRTKREDIYYGGKGLNVSTVLKNLGYESIALGFIAGFTGEAIEKGAETLGFSSDFIKVKSGLSRINVKLKSNEETEINGQGPKIEKEDINELFKKLEKLTEKDILILSGSIPNTLNEDIYEKIMETLQEKNIRIVVDATKNLLLNVLKYKPFLIKPNNHELGEMFNVLLKDDDDIIYYAKKLQEKGARNVLISMAGDGAILITEDKQILKSKVPKGEVKNSVGAGDSMVAGFIAGYLENNNYEKALKMGIATGSTSAFSEELATKEKVISLLNLL; encoded by the coding sequence ATGATTTACACAGTGACATTTAATCCAGCTCTAGATTATGTAATTAAAGTCGATAATTTTGCATTAGGACAAGTAAATAGAACTAAAAGAGAAGATATTTACTATGGTGGAAAAGGTTTAAATGTATCTACAGTTTTGAAAAACTTGGGATATGAAAGTATTGCATTAGGATTTATTGCTGGCTTTACAGGAGAGGCTATAGAAAAAGGCGCAGAAACATTAGGTTTTTCTAGCGATTTCATTAAAGTAAAAAGTGGATTATCTAGAATAAATGTTAAATTGAAATCTAATGAAGAAACTGAAATTAATGGACAAGGCCCGAAGATTGAAAAAGAAGATATTAATGAATTATTTAAAAAACTAGAAAAATTAACAGAGAAAGATATATTAATTTTATCTGGAAGTATTCCTAATACTTTAAATGAAGACATATATGAAAAAATTATGGAAACATTACAAGAAAAAAATATAAGAATTGTGGTAGATGCGACAAAGAACTTATTACTTAATGTATTAAAATATAAACCATTCTTAATAAAACCTAATAATCATGAACTTGGAGAAATGTTTAATGTGCTCCTTAAAGATGATGACGATATTATATATTATGCTAAAAAACTTCAGGAAAAAGGTGCAAGAAATGTACTTATATCTATGGCTGGAGATGGAGCAATTTTAATTACAGAGGACAAACAAATATTAAAATCAAAAGTTCCAAAAGGAGAAGTTAAAAATTCTGTAGGAGCAGGAGATTCTATGGTGGCAGGTTTTATTGCTGGATATTTAGAAAATAATAATTATGAGAAAGCATTAAAAATGGGAATTGCAACTGGCAGTACAAGTGCATTTTCTGAAGAGTTAGCAACTAAAGAAAAAGTAATAAGTTTATTAAATCTATTATAA
- a CDS encoding fructose-specific PTS transporter subunit EIIC, which yields MRIKDLLKEESIELNVKFSTSNSKKENVVDKLVNLMEKSGNISDIKEYKKGVLEREKLSSTGIGDGIAIPHAKNAAVKYAGLSAMVVTDGVDYDSLDGQPAKLFFMIAAPENGADVHLQVLARLSTILMDEDFRNKLISSKNKHEFLSIIDKKETEKFPKEAKNNESQKESTYRVLAVTACPTGIAHTFMAAENLEQKGKKLGVPIKVETNGADGAKNVLTKKEIAEAECIIIAADKNVDMARFDGKPLISTKVADGIHKGEELINKAISGDVPIYHHNGTKDVAEDSTTKEGLGRSIYKHLMNGVSHMLPFVIGGGILIALSFLLDNYEINPANFGKNTPVAAYLKTVGEQAFGMMLPVLAGYIGMSIADRPGLAVGFVGGIIAKMGSTFLNPAGGNVNSGFLGALLAGFIGGYIVIGLKKACNKIIPSALDSIKPILIYPVVGILLVSIVTTIINPFVGYINTGLTNLLNGMGGTSKILLGMVVAGMQSTDMGGPINKASYVFGTAQLAEGNYQVMAAVMAGGMIPPLAIALCTTFFKNRFTKKERQSGLVNYVLGLSFISEGAIPFAAQDPLRVIPSCIAGSAVAGGLSMFFNCTLRAPHGGIFVLPLIGNPFGYVVSLVCGAVVGCIILAALKKPLEEEN from the coding sequence ATGAGAATTAAAGATTTATTAAAGGAAGAAAGTATTGAACTTAATGTTAAATTTAGTACTAGCAATAGCAAGAAAGAAAACGTTGTCGATAAATTAGTGAATCTTATGGAGAAATCAGGAAACATAAGTGATATTAAAGAGTATAAAAAAGGAGTACTGGAAAGAGAAAAACTAAGCTCTACGGGTATTGGTGATGGAATAGCAATTCCTCATGCAAAAAATGCAGCTGTAAAATATGCAGGACTTTCAGCTATGGTGGTAACAGATGGAGTAGATTATGATTCACTTGATGGTCAGCCGGCTAAATTATTTTTTATGATTGCAGCACCAGAAAATGGGGCTGATGTTCATCTTCAAGTTTTGGCCAGACTATCTACTATTCTTATGGACGAAGATTTTAGAAATAAACTAATTTCATCTAAAAATAAACATGAATTTCTAAGTATAATTGATAAAAAGGAAACAGAAAAATTTCCAAAAGAAGCTAAGAACAATGAATCTCAAAAAGAAAGTACATACAGGGTACTGGCTGTTACAGCATGTCCAACAGGAATAGCACACACTTTTATGGCAGCAGAGAACCTAGAGCAAAAAGGTAAAAAACTTGGCGTACCAATAAAAGTAGAAACCAATGGTGCAGATGGTGCAAAAAATGTTCTTACAAAAAAAGAAATTGCAGAAGCTGAATGTATAATTATTGCTGCAGATAAAAATGTTGATATGGCTCGCTTTGATGGAAAACCACTAATCAGTACAAAGGTAGCTGATGGGATTCATAAAGGAGAAGAGTTAATAAACAAAGCCATAAGTGGTGATGTCCCAATATACCACCATAATGGGACAAAGGATGTTGCAGAAGACTCAACAACAAAAGAAGGTTTAGGACGTTCTATTTATAAACATCTTATGAATGGCGTATCCCATATGCTTCCATTTGTTATTGGTGGTGGTATATTAATAGCATTATCATTTCTTCTTGATAATTATGAAATTAATCCAGCTAATTTTGGAAAAAACACACCAGTAGCAGCTTATTTAAAAACAGTTGGTGAGCAAGCTTTTGGAATGATGCTACCTGTATTAGCAGGTTATATAGGAATGAGTATTGCAGATCGTCCAGGTTTAGCGGTTGGTTTTGTTGGTGGAATCATAGCGAAAATGGGAAGTACATTTCTTAATCCAGCAGGCGGAAATGTTAACTCAGGTTTCCTTGGTGCTTTATTAGCTGGTTTTATTGGAGGATATATTGTTATTGGATTAAAGAAGGCATGTAATAAAATAATACCATCAGCTTTAGATAGTATTAAACCAATTTTAATTTATCCAGTAGTAGGTATTTTATTAGTATCAATTGTAACTACAATAATAAATCCTTTTGTTGGATATATTAATACAGGATTAACAAATCTATTAAATGGAATGGGTGGAACAAGTAAGATATTACTGGGAATGGTAGTTGCAGGAATGCAGTCTACTGACATGGGAGGCCCAATAAATAAAGCTTCTTATGTATTTGGAACCGCTCAATTGGCAGAGGGCAATTACCAGGTTATGGCTGCTGTTATGGCAGGTGGTATGATTCCGCCATTGGCAATTGCATTATGTACTACTTTCTTTAAAAACAGATTTACAAAGAAAGAAAGGCAATCAGGTTTGGTTAACTATGTTTTAGGATTATCATTCATATCAGAAGGTGCGATACCATTTGCAGCACAGGATCCTTTAAGAGTTATACCGTCATGTATAGCAGGATCAGCAGTTGCAGGAGGATTATCAATGTTCTTTAATTGTACATTAAGAGCACCTCATGGTGGAATATTTGTACTTCCTTTAATAGGAAACCCTTTTGGATATGTAGTTTCATTAGTATGCGGAGCTGTAGTTGGATGTATTATACTTGCAGCCTTAAAGAAACCTTTAGAAGAAGAAAATTAA
- a CDS encoding Gfo/Idh/MocA family oxidoreductase, whose amino-acid sequence MKKYNWAILGTGNIGREMATALNEVNGEVYAVGDINLAKAQEFANEFKVANVYNDCDAMIKNPNVDIVYISTPHNLHYEYLLKAVKNGKHVFCEKAITVNAKQLDEVVAIAKEKNLVVAEGMTMYHMPLYKRLKEIVDSGAIGRVKMVQVNFGSCKEYDVKNRFFSKELAGGALLDIGVYATSFARYFMESKPNVVLTTAKYFETGVDEQSGIIMKNDCDQMAVMALTMRAKQPKRGVVAGELGYIEVNNYPRADKATITYTEDGRTEELHLGETSKALSYEVEDMQNYITNKTGQDQLQLSIDVTHLLSEVRNQWGFVYPFE is encoded by the coding sequence ATGAAGAAATATAATTGGGCAATTTTAGGAACAGGTAATATAGGTAGAGAGATGGCAACTGCATTAAATGAAGTAAATGGTGAAGTTTACGCTGTTGGTGATATTAACTTAGCTAAAGCACAAGAATTTGCAAATGAATTTAAGGTAGCAAATGTTTACAATGACTGTGATGCTATGATTAAAAATCCTAATGTAGATATAGTATATATTTCAACACCTCATAATTTACATTATGAATATTTATTAAAGGCAGTGAAGAATGGAAAACATGTTTTTTGTGAAAAAGCAATTACAGTAAATGCAAAACAGCTAGATGAAGTTGTAGCAATTGCTAAAGAAAAGAATTTAGTTGTTGCAGAAGGAATGACAATGTACCATATGCCACTATATAAGAGACTAAAGGAAATAGTTGATTCAGGGGCTATAGGTAGGGTAAAGATGGTACAAGTTAATTTTGGAAGCTGTAAAGAATATGATGTGAAAAATCGTTTCTTTAGTAAAGAGCTAGCGGGAGGAGCATTATTAGATATAGGTGTATATGCAACTTCATTTGCAAGATACTTTATGGAAAGTAAGCCTAATGTTGTACTTACTACTGCAAAATATTTTGAAACTGGAGTAGATGAACAATCAGGTATAATTATGAAAAATGATTGTGATCAAATGGCAGTAATGGCATTAACAATGAGGGCAAAGCAACCAAAACGTGGAGTTGTTGCTGGAGAGCTTGGATACATTGAAGTAAATAATTATCCAAGAGCTGATAAAGCTACTATTACTTATACAGAAGATGGAAGAACAGAAGAACTTCATTTAGGAGAAACATCAAAAGCGCTTAGTTATGAAGTAGAGGATATGCAGAACTATATTACAAATAAAACAGGTCAAGATCAACTTCAATTATCAATAGATGTAACTCACTTATTAAGCGAGGTAAGAAATCAATGGGGATTTGTATATCCTTTTGAATAA
- a CDS encoding HAD family hydrolase, with amino-acid sequence MYQCCIFDLDGTLINSIKAISYTANLTLKKYELGPVDEEHYKIFIGDGYKKLIERALIYCGDKDLIHYEDALITYMEYFKVHCMHEVKAYDGIKDMLDYLKKNNIKIAVLSNKPHERTIDNVEGIFGTEYFDKISGEKDDVKRKPDPEGAIITAKELEVLPEHCLYIGDTSTDMKTGIGAGMDTVGVTWGFRSREELESYNPQYVIDHPSAIIDIIKNIKGENKID; translated from the coding sequence ATGTATCAATGTTGTATTTTTGATTTAGATGGTACTTTAATAAATTCGATTAAGGCTATTTCTTATACTGCTAATCTAACTTTAAAAAAATATGAATTAGGACCTGTAGATGAAGAGCATTATAAAATATTTATCGGTGATGGATATAAGAAGCTAATTGAAAGAGCTTTAATTTATTGTGGTGATAAGGACCTAATTCACTATGAGGATGCGCTTATTACCTATATGGAATATTTTAAGGTTCATTGTATGCATGAAGTGAAGGCTTATGATGGAATTAAGGACATGCTGGATTATTTGAAGAAGAATAACATCAAAATTGCTGTTTTATCTAATAAGCCTCATGAAAGAACTATTGATAATGTGGAAGGTATATTTGGTACTGAATATTTTGATAAAATATCCGGTGAAAAGGATGATGTTAAGAGAAAGCCAGATCCAGAAGGCGCAATTATTACGGCAAAAGAGCTTGAAGTTTTACCAGAGCATTGTTTATATATAGGAGACACTAGTACCGATATGAAAACAGGAATTGGAGCTGGAATGGATACTGTTGGCGTTACTTGGGGATTTCGAAGCCGTGAAGAATTAGAAAGCTATAATCCCCAATATGTAATTGATCATCCTAGTGCGATTATAGATATTATAAAAAATATAAAGGGGGAAAATAAAATTGACTAG
- the rpiA gene encoding ribose 5-phosphate isomerase A, which produces MTSDDLKKACAKEALKYIKNNTIIGLGGGSTISYLIDYIKEDKYLNVKVVTPSMKTQMLCIKNGLEVLHTSSVDKVFVAFDGCDEVDLNLNALKSGGGIHTKEKLIASMTDDYILLVDDTKVSDTLTFKQPVVLEILQDSLSYVERKIEVLGGKLTIRNSSAKDGFTISDNGNLLIDVSFENVTDAYKLENSLKNICGVIDTSLFVNVVNRVLVSNIDGIRVISKK; this is translated from the coding sequence TTGACTAGTGACGATTTAAAGAAAGCTTGTGCAAAAGAAGCTCTAAAATATATAAAAAATAACACTATAATAGGTCTAGGTGGAGGTAGCACAATATCCTATTTGATAGATTATATAAAAGAAGATAAATATCTTAATGTTAAGGTGGTTACCCCTTCAATGAAAACACAAATGCTCTGCATAAAAAATGGATTAGAAGTTCTTCATACTTCTTCTGTTGATAAGGTATTTGTAGCATTTGATGGATGTGATGAAGTTGATCTAAATCTAAATGCATTAAAAAGTGGTGGTGGAATCCATACTAAGGAAAAATTAATTGCAAGCATGACTGATGATTATATACTTCTTGTAGACGATACTAAAGTTTCAGATACATTAACGTTTAAGCAACCTGTTGTACTTGAAATTTTACAAGATTCACTAAGCTATGTTGAAAGAAAAATTGAAGTATTAGGTGGAAAATTAACAATTAGAAATAGTTCTGCCAAAGACGGTTTTACAATAAGTGATAATGGAAACTTGTTAATAGATGTAAGTTTTGAAAATGTTACTGATGCTTATAAACTTGAAAACAGTCTGAAAAATATTTGTGGAGTTATTGATACCTCATTATTTGTTAATGTAGTTAATAGAGTATTAGTTTCTAACATAGATGGTATTAGAGTAATCTCTAAAAAGTAA
- the tnpB gene encoding transposase has product MDPFEKALFVFCNRKMNRIKILHFDEGFWLYYFRLENSKLKWLLMGYEVRTKSKFKQETDFKANIAISP; this is encoded by the coding sequence CTGGATCCGTTTGAAAAAGCCTTGTTTGTTTTTTGTAATAGGAAAATGAATAGAATAAAAATCCTCCACTTTGATGAAGGATTCTGGCTATATTATTTTCGACTTGAAAATAGTAAATTGAAATGGCTGCTTATGGGATATGAAGTTAGAACTAAGTCTAAATTTAAGCAAGAAACAGATTTTAAAGCAAATATTGCTATAAGCCCTTAA
- a CDS encoding accessory gene regulator B family protein, giving the protein MSLTEKMAVKIGKNAKSVLNIDNDTEEIIIYGAINLIQIISAFTCVIIAGLIFGVLCEALIFTISVSILRKYSGGAHASSPLRCTIIGMFLALAVGLSVDKILYKFNITTVILMSIACVIFTLLVILRNAPVDSIQKPITDIKMREAFRKKSIIVIFICSFVIIGLFVINMTDLEVYNIKLIETISIGLFWQAITLTKKGISLLNKFDFILKNRINMGGE; this is encoded by the coding sequence ATGTCTCTAACTGAAAAGATGGCGGTTAAAATAGGCAAGAATGCTAAGAGTGTTTTAAACATTGACAATGATACAGAAGAAATTATTATATATGGTGCTATAAACTTAATCCAAATTATATCTGCATTCACATGCGTTATAATTGCAGGTTTAATTTTCGGGGTTCTTTGTGAAGCTTTAATATTTACTATCAGTGTATCAATTTTAAGAAAATATTCAGGTGGAGCGCATGCTTCTTCACCTCTTAGATGCACTATAATAGGTATGTTTTTAGCATTAGCCGTTGGGCTTTCCGTGGATAAGATATTATATAAGTTTAATATTACAACTGTTATATTAATGAGTATAGCTTGTGTAATCTTTACTTTGTTGGTAATTTTGAGGAATGCGCCTGTAGATAGTATACAGAAGCCAATTACTGATATCAAAATGAGAGAGGCATTTAGAAAAAAATCTATAATAGTAATTTTTATTTGCTCTTTTGTAATAATAGGTTTGTTTGTAATTAATATGACAGACCTAGAAGTATACAATATAAAATTAATAGAGACTATAAGTATTGGACTTTTCTGGCAGGCAATTACTCTTACTAAAAAAGGTATAAGCTTATTAAATAAATTTGATTTTATTTTAAAAAATCGAATAAATATGGGAGGTGAATAA
- a CDS encoding cyclic lactone autoinducer peptide, with the protein MKNQVNKLLTKLSASICTKMALSVSASACSVSTFQPKEPKCLRK; encoded by the coding sequence ATGAAAAATCAAGTTAATAAGTTATTGACTAAACTTTCAGCAAGCATTTGCACAAAAATGGCATTATCAGTATCAGCATCAGCTTGTTCTGTAAGTACATTTCAACCTAAAGAACCAAAGTGCTTAAGAAAATAA